One genomic window of Muntiacus reevesi chromosome 4, mMunRee1.1, whole genome shotgun sequence includes the following:
- the KRT79 gene encoding keratin, type II cytoskeletal 79, with protein MRSSVSRQTYSTKGAFSSSSASGGGGSRARTSFSSVTVSRNSGSGGGPRCGPSMGGFGSRSLYNLGGSKSISVSVAGGASAGRALGGFGLGGGAYMGLGASRSTLGPVCPPGGIQQVTVNQSLLTPLHVEIDPEIQRVRTEEREQIKTLNNKFASFIDKVRFLEQQNKVLETKWALLQEQGQKSGVTRNNLEPFFERFINNLRGKLDNLQSERGRLDSELRNVQDLAEDFKTKYEDEINKRTAAENEFVVLKKDVDAAYIGRMDLHGTVDHLVEEMDFLRRLYEEELSQVQTHVSDTSVVLSMDNNRSLDLDSIIAEVKAQYEQIAQRSRAEAESWYQTKYEELQVTAGKHGDNLRDTKNEIAELTRTVQRLQGEADAVKKQCQQLQTAIADAEQRGDLALKDAQKKLGDLDAALNQAKEDLARLLRDYQALMNVKLALDVEIATYRKLLESEESRMSGECPSAVSISVTGNSTTVCGGGAAGFGGGISLGGGGGASKGRFSTNAGYSTVKGGPVSGGTSILRKTTTVKTSSRRY; from the exons ATGAGATCCTCCGTGTCTCGGCAGACGTACTCCACCAAAGGAGCCTTCAGCTCCAGCTCAGCCAGTGGCGGGGGTGGCTCCCGGGCCCGCACCAGCTTCAGCTCGGTGACTGTGTCCCGGAACAGTGGCAGCGGCGGGGGGCCCCGCTGTGGCCCCAGCATGGGTGGCTTTGGGAGCCGGAGCCTCTATAACTTGGGGGGTAGCAAGAGCATCTCGGTCAGCGTGGCTGGAGGGGCCTCGGCGGGGCGGGCACTGGGAGGCTTCGGCCTTGGCGGCGGGGCCTACATGGGCCTGGGGGCTAGCAGGTCGACGCTGGGGCCCGTCTGTCCTCCTGGCGGCATCCAGCAGGTCACCGTCAACCAAAGCCTGTTGACCCCCCTCCACGTGGAGATAGACCCGGAGATCCAGCGGGTGCGCACGGAGGAGCGGGAGCAGATCAAGACCCTCAATAACAAGTTCGCCTCCTTCATCGACAAG GTGCGGTTCCTGGAGCAGCAGAACAAGGTGCTGGAGACCAAGTGGGCGCTGCTGCAGGAGCAGGGTCAGAAATCAGGCGTCACCAGGAACAATCTGGAGCCCTTCTTTGAGCGCTTCATCAACAACCTGCGGGGGAAGCTGGACAACCTCCAGAGCGAGCGGGGGAGGCTGGACTCGGAGTTGAGGAATGTGCAGGATCTTGCTGAGGACTTCAAGACCAA GTATGAGGATGAAATCAACAAGCGCACTGCCGCAGAGAACGAGTTTGTGGTTCTCAAGAAG gaTGTGGATGCTGCATACATAGGCCGAATGGATCTGCATGGCACGGTGGACCACCTGGTGGAAGAGATGGACTTCCTGAGGCGTCTCTATGAAGAG GAGCTGAGCCAAGTGCAGACTCACGTGTCTGACACCAGTGTCGTCCTCTCCATGGACAACAACCGCAGCCTCGACCTGGACAGCATCATCGCTGAGGTGAAGGCCCAGTATGAGCAGATTGCCCAGAGGAGCAGGGCTGAGGCTGAGTCCTGGTACCAGACCAAG TATGAGGAACTGCAGGTGACTGCTGGGAAGCATGGGGACAACCTGAGGGACACCAAGAATGAGATCGCCGAGCTCACCCGCACTGTGCAGAGGCTGCAGGGGGAGGCAGATGCAGTCAAGAAGCAG TGCCAGCAGCTGCAGACTGCCATCGCGGATGCGGAGCAGCGTGGGGATCtggcattaaaagatgctcagaaGAAACTTGGGGACCTGGATGCTGCCCTGAATCAGGCCAAGGAGGACCTGGCTCGGCTGCTGCGTGACTACCAGGCGCTCATGAACGTCAAGCTTGCCCTGGACGTGGAAATTGCTACCTACCGCAAGCTGCTGGAGAGTGAGGAGAGCAG GATGTCTGGAGAATGTCCCAGTGCTGTCAGCATTT CGGTGACGGGCAACTCCACCACTGTGTGCGGAGGCGGCGCGGCTGGCTTCGGGGGTGGCATctccctgggtgggggtgggggcgccagCAAGGGCAGATTCAGCACAAATGCGGGCTACAGCACTGTCAAGGGAGGGCCTGTCTCTGGGGGCACCTCCATCCTGCGGAAGACCACCACGGTCAAGACGTCCAGCCGGAGGTATTAG